A genomic region of Mitsuaria sp. 7 contains the following coding sequences:
- a CDS encoding ABC transporter ATP-binding protein — protein sequence MRASAGAAAVAGSRALQLDNVHAFYGKSHVLHGVSMEVRPGEIVSLLGRNGSGRSTTVKTIMGQVDGTGSIAWGGQELLGRKAYEIAHRGIGYVPENRDIFPKLTVHQNLLLGEKGGRRGAAKPRWSFDDMYAMFPRLKERQHTEAGVLSGGEQQMLTLCRTLMGDPDLIMIDEPTEGLAPKIVELVAEYLKELKRRGVSVLLVEQKLAIALEISERCYVMGHGRIVFEGTPADLRANAYVRKEWLEV from the coding sequence ATGCGTGCCTCGGCGGGCGCCGCGGCCGTCGCCGGTTCGCGTGCGCTGCAGCTCGACAACGTCCATGCCTTCTATGGCAAGAGCCATGTGCTGCACGGCGTGTCGATGGAAGTCCGGCCCGGCGAGATCGTCAGCCTGCTGGGCCGCAACGGCTCGGGCCGCTCGACGACGGTGAAGACGATCATGGGCCAGGTCGACGGCACCGGATCGATCGCGTGGGGCGGCCAGGAACTGCTGGGCCGCAAGGCCTACGAGATCGCGCACCGCGGCATCGGCTACGTGCCGGAGAACCGGGACATCTTCCCCAAGCTCACCGTCCACCAGAACCTGCTGCTGGGCGAGAAGGGCGGTCGTCGTGGCGCTGCCAAGCCGCGCTGGAGCTTCGACGACATGTACGCGATGTTCCCGCGCCTGAAGGAGCGGCAGCACACCGAGGCCGGCGTGCTATCCGGCGGCGAGCAGCAGATGCTGACGCTGTGCCGCACGCTGATGGGCGATCCCGACCTGATCATGATCGACGAGCCCACCGAAGGCCTGGCGCCCAAGATCGTCGAGCTGGTCGCGGAGTACCTCAAGGAGCTCAAGCGGCGCGGCGTGTCGGTGCTGCTGGTCGAGCAGAAGCTGGCGATCGCGCTGGAGATCTCCGAGCGCTGCTACGTGATGGGCCACGGGCGCATCGTGTTCGAAGGCACGCCCGCGGATCTGCGCGCGAACGCCTACGTGCGCAAGGAGTGGCTGGAGGTCTGA
- a CDS encoding ABC transporter ATP-binding protein codes for MSAHHAPYALELKSVRKSFGKSEIIRGAELAVKPGERVAIIGPNGAGKSTLFNLISGRFAPTSGEIRLFGERIDQLAPYQINRRGLSRSFQVSNLFTRLSVFENIRCALLWSMGHKYAFWKFLAGMDDVNDRVEELLEMLHLDKKRDVPAVNLTYAEARVLEIGITIAGGAQVILLDEPTAGMSKSETKRFIQLIRQVTEGRTLLTVEHDMGVVFGLADKIAVLVYGEVIAFDTPDAVRANPRVQEAYLGSVLAESQSAGAHA; via the coding sequence GTGAGCGCGCACCACGCCCCTTATGCCTTGGAACTGAAGTCGGTCCGCAAGAGCTTCGGCAAGAGCGAGATCATCCGCGGCGCGGAGCTGGCGGTGAAGCCCGGCGAGCGCGTCGCGATCATCGGCCCGAACGGCGCGGGCAAGTCCACGCTGTTCAACCTGATCAGCGGCCGCTTCGCGCCCACCAGCGGCGAGATCCGGCTCTTCGGCGAGCGCATCGACCAGCTCGCGCCCTATCAGATCAACCGCCGCGGCCTGTCGCGCAGCTTCCAGGTCTCCAACCTGTTCACGCGGCTGTCGGTGTTCGAGAACATCCGCTGCGCGCTGCTCTGGTCCATGGGCCACAAGTACGCGTTCTGGAAGTTCCTCGCCGGCATGGACGACGTCAACGACCGCGTCGAGGAACTGCTGGAGATGCTGCACCTCGACAAGAAGCGCGACGTGCCGGCAGTGAACCTGACCTACGCCGAGGCGCGCGTGCTGGAAATCGGCATCACCATCGCCGGCGGCGCGCAGGTCATCCTGCTGGACGAACCGACGGCGGGCATGAGCAAGAGCGAGACCAAGCGCTTCATCCAGCTGATCCGCCAGGTCACCGAGGGTCGCACGCTGCTGACGGTGGAGCACGACATGGGCGTGGTCTTCGGTCTGGCCGACAAGATCGCGGTGCTGGTCTACGGCGAGGTGATCGCCTTCGACACGCCGGACGCGGTGCGCGCGAACCCGCGTGTGCAGGAGGCGTATCTGGGCTCGGTGCTGGCCGAATCGCAGTCCGCGGGGGCACACGCATGA
- a CDS encoding branched-chain amino acid ABC transporter permease, whose protein sequence is MSSSSAPAAPAAPAGSAPGSPSATPANGGTHRVHARAKRGETYHFKPHNVGRWLIWGFYAVALIVAPLMWTSSLAQTMLSQMGIAIIACLSYNLLLGQGGMLSFGHAVYTGLGAYLAIHTLNVVGAGQLALPVGLVPLVGGLAGLFFAALFGYVSTKKSGTPFAMITLGLGELIWSMSLMLPEFFGGEGGVSSNRVVGKAVWGITFGPQIQVYYLIAIYVFVCTALLFAFTRTPLGRMLNAVRDNPERVEFIGYDTQWVRFLAFLIAGFFAGVSGGLSALNFEIVNAEVVGAARSGAYLLFTFLGGATFFFGPIIGAVLMVVATVLLSELTKAWLLYLGLVFLFMVMYAPGGIASLIMMNLRLAAFGKLRSLWPSYLGLAGAALTMLVGGSAMVEMLYHLQLNEALGPKMTYLGVALDAKSVESWFGAGFVLLTGLGLFELVRREFRAEWDRAQEEIEKEIKRRESL, encoded by the coding sequence ATGTCTTCCTCCTCCGCTCCTGCCGCTCCTGCCGCTCCCGCCGGCTCCGCGCCGGGCTCGCCGTCCGCCACGCCGGCCAACGGCGGGACGCATCGCGTCCACGCCCGCGCCAAGCGCGGCGAGACCTATCACTTCAAGCCGCACAACGTCGGCCGCTGGCTGATCTGGGGCTTCTACGCGGTGGCGCTCATCGTGGCGCCGCTGATGTGGACCAGCAGCCTGGCGCAGACCATGCTGTCGCAGATGGGCATCGCCATCATCGCGTGCCTGTCCTACAACCTGCTGCTGGGGCAGGGCGGCATGCTGAGCTTCGGCCACGCCGTCTACACCGGGCTGGGCGCCTACCTGGCGATCCACACGCTCAACGTCGTCGGCGCGGGCCAGCTCGCGCTGCCGGTGGGACTGGTGCCCCTCGTCGGCGGCCTCGCGGGCCTGTTCTTCGCGGCGCTGTTCGGCTACGTGTCGACGAAGAAGTCCGGCACGCCCTTCGCGATGATCACGCTGGGCCTGGGCGAGCTGATCTGGTCGATGTCGCTGATGCTGCCGGAGTTCTTCGGCGGCGAGGGCGGCGTCTCCTCCAACCGCGTCGTCGGCAAGGCGGTCTGGGGCATCACGTTCGGGCCGCAGATCCAGGTGTACTACCTGATCGCGATCTACGTCTTCGTCTGCACGGCGCTGCTGTTCGCGTTCACGCGCACGCCGCTGGGACGCATGCTCAACGCGGTGCGCGACAACCCCGAGCGCGTCGAGTTCATCGGCTACGACACGCAGTGGGTGCGCTTCCTCGCGTTCCTGATCGCGGGCTTCTTCGCCGGCGTGTCGGGCGGGCTGTCGGCGCTGAACTTCGAGATCGTCAACGCCGAGGTCGTCGGCGCGGCGCGCTCGGGCGCCTACCTGCTGTTCACCTTCCTCGGCGGCGCGACCTTCTTCTTCGGGCCCATCATCGGCGCCGTGCTGATGGTCGTGGCCACCGTGCTGCTGTCGGAGCTGACCAAGGCCTGGCTGCTCTACCTCGGCCTCGTGTTCCTGTTCATGGTGATGTACGCGCCGGGCGGCATCGCCTCGCTGATCATGATGAACCTGCGGCTGGCGGCGTTCGGCAAGCTGCGCTCGCTGTGGCCGTCGTACCTCGGCCTGGCCGGCGCGGCGCTGACGATGCTGGTCGGCGGCTCGGCGATGGTCGAAATGCTCTACCACCTGCAGCTCAACGAGGCGCTCGGTCCGAAGATGACCTACCTGGGCGTGGCGCTCGATGCGAAGAGCGTCGAGTCCTGGTTCGGCGCCGGCTTCGTGCTGCTCACCGGGCTGGGCCTGTTCGAGCTGGTGCGCCGCGAGTTCCGCGCCGAGTGGGACCGGGCGCAGGAAGAGATCGAGAAAGAGATCAAGCGGAGGGAGAGCCTGTGA